The region tttcaaaacgTTCTGGTCTGTTTTACCCTGAAACATGAGCCCGGAgatttcaaactaaaacggggtcttcggcgtttccgAAAGTCTCCGTTTATGAGAGTCTCCGTCTCTGTTCATCTgggtctctgtctctgttcgtctgggtctctgtctctgttcgTCTGggtctctgtctccgtctctgttCGTCTgggtctctgtctctgtttgtctgggtctctgtctcctctctgttcGTCTgggtctctgtctctgttcgTCTGggtctctgtctccgtctccgTTCGTCTGGGAAAATCTTGGTTTGATTTGTCTCTTATTGCCCTGTTGCTTGTGTCTGCCACTGGAATTGCGTCCACACGTTGTTCCATGATTAAGTAAGCAGTGTGTAGTGGGTGAGCATTTTTGTCTTTCAGAAACCTGATGCAGATTGTGGTTTGATGGACAGAGGTTTGATTATTCACAACATTACTGTTGTGTCTTTTTTCAGGATGTTATGACTCAGCCGCTATCAGGTTCTGCTGCATCGCTATGTAAATCAGTGTAACATCCCATATCAGAGTGTTCAGCCTTCCAAtcggagtgtgtgagagtgtgtgaggataCGAGCTTCCTGCTTAGCTCATCAGATCTCAGTTCCAGAGCAAAGTCAACACACCCTGGAGTCACATGACCCCCACATGTTTACTTGGTTAAAGGAAGTCATGTGATTGTTTTTCCTGCTTATTTCTTAATCACCAGGAACACTGGATTTATTGCTGCAGTTGTGTCTCAGATaatcaacagtgtgtgtgtgtggaggagggAGCCGGGGGGGGGTTGTGTGTTCCTGACTGGGCTCACGTAAGGCTTTGGTTCAGATGTCAGAGAGTTTATAGAGGGAGGCAGTGAGAGGCATTTAACTTCCTTTCACCACGCTGTAAATAGAGTTCAGCTCAGCCAACACAGGGCTTATGGGAAATCCTCCTGTCCCCGTccgtctctttctgtctccgtcCATTTTTGTCTCTGTTCgtatctgtctctatctgtgaCTCTATCCGTCttcgtctttctctctgtccatctttctctctgtccatctcggtctttgtctctgtccatctcggtgtctgtccatctcggtctttgtctctgtccatctcgGTGTCTGTCCATCtttgtctctgtccatctcgGTCTCTGTCCATGTTCGTCtttgtctctgtccatctcgGTCTCTGTCCATGTTCGTCtttgtctctgtccatctcgGTCTCTGACCATCTTTATCTCTGTCCATCTCGGTCTCTGTCCATGTTGGTCTTtgtctctgtccgtctctctctgtccatctttgtCTCCATATATCTttgcctctgtctctgtccatctttgtctctgtttctgtccaTGTTGGTCTTTGTCTCTGTCCATCTTGGTCTTTGTCTCGGTCCATCTCTGTCTCCATCTATCTTTGCCTCTATCTCTGTCCATCCTTGCCTCTGTCCATCTTTGTCTCCGGCTATGTTTGTccatctccatctgtctctgtccaactctctctgttcatctttgtttgtctgtctccgTACCCTTTTCGGGTATATACGGATCGTTTCTTTAAAGAAGTACTGGTCCACGCATCGTAAGCGAGAATCCTTCTTGGTGCAGCTCCAATCCCTTTAGTGCAGGAGTGATTAAGCACTTAAATCAGCAGGTGAGTTTTAACAGCTGGAGCCAAACAAAAGAAGACAAATATCTGCCTGCGGACTGACATCAGTGTTACAACACGGGTTTGCAAACAGTGTTGAAATCAACGTCTAAAAATAACCCAGCGCTGGCGTGCGAGCTTCTGCTGAACTCACGAGGAAGGAAGTCGCACAAGTGAAATGCATAACAAAAGATATTTGTTTCGATTTTTCTTCTCCAAGCCAGCGTGTATATTAACCGCTCATTCACGGAGTAAAAACgtgttgctatttaacaaagagatgTGAAGATGCATAATTgtcgatatggtgaagtttaaggaaggagtctccagtgtcaggaaaacaggaactaacttgttttgcagacattattaaataataaggAGAAATAAAACTCAGTAACTGGACTCTGTCACGCTTTTGAGATCCTAACGATGGCCCTTCGTTGGTCCGTGTTTATTTCCCGGTACCGTGTAGGATGTTCGCGACGTTTCTTTGCTTTCAGTTCTGATGTTTTTCCACGTTTTCCCGTCCTCAGGCTCATGGGTGGAGCTCGAGATGAACAAGAACTCCCCCGAGACGTCGCAGTCCGCCTCCCTGGGCACGTCCGGTTTGACCCAGGTTGTTGAAGAGGATGACGGGATAGTCGGGGGGCTGGAACACGTACCTTCTTCATCCTCCATCCATAACGGAGACATGGAGAAGATCCTGCTGGACGCACAGCACGAGTCCAGCCGCAGCAACTCCTCCTGCGACAGGTAGCGGAACAGTTCTGggctcaacaacaacaacaacaacaacagattaTCTGCATTGACCATTTTGAATTAGCATCACATATATCCCTCTCTGAAAAAGCAGTCGCattagctttcatttcctcatatttaaatatagacGTGCTAAACAACTTAAAACTTAAATGGTGCCTTTCGTTTGATCAAATATATTGGAACACGTGTATAGGGGTTTCgtgctgcccaggtgtgtcctgttcgactgattgtttaaataattaatagctctgaacatctactcttggtttgagccctgggtttaacctgtgaagactgtatttgttgttaaaaaggataaaccaacatgaagaccagagagctgtgtacgggagaaaagcaagccactGGGGATAGCCGGTACAACAATGTGTTCACATTTTCACAGATGTAgtgcattattaataatacttgGATGAGGTGCTGAAAACGTGGAACGCCAGACACCTTTTGTACTCTGAAATTCCGAAATTAACCCGGTTGTTTCCGTCCCGCAGTCCACAACGTCCCCGCAGTCCTCAGGATGAAGGTCAGATCAGCTTCGACGTGGACAGAGGAGAAACCCAGGTACTCTTAGACCGAATTTCCCTCTctccgattcacgtgcgtcgaccatgagtacagctaaaaaggtctcgtttaccagcaAACAAGTATAAAAATTTATCGTTTTCTGCGAATATACGCACAAAAAACTCAAACTCGCGTTTTTGGCCGCAAGAatcaaaaaaacccaaccagcACAAATTTAGCAGATTGTCCAGAACATGGTAAGAGTAACACTGACGGAGAGAACGTTGTGTAAAATGAGTAGCAAAAAAAAGCTTTCGTAAAAAAATTGCTACGCTACCAGTCAAAGGTTTAAACACACTcggtctttatttttattttccgcattttagaataataataataaagtcatcaaaactctggagtaacacaaatggaactatgggaattatgttgtgataaaaaatcctaaataaatcagaataatgtaatattttagcatcttcaaagtcgacgccctcttcgccgagaatttccagaaatgtattcttggcattttctcaacagatttcttgaggaatttccctgagatgatttttaaacagtattaaaggagttcacaccgacgccggactcttatcggctgcttttcggaaaatATTTCCCACCGAGTCGtccgtataaaaaaaaaaaaaaaaaaaaaaaaaaaaaaaaacccaaaaaacttttttttttgtaaataaattagacaaaacttttttttttgtaaataaattagacaaattttttttttttgtaaataaattagacaaaaattttttttttgtaaataaattagacaaaatttttttttttgtaaataaattagacaaaacttttttttttgtaaataaattagacaaaatttttttttttgtaaataaattagacaaaattttttttttgtaaataaattagacaaaaatgttttttttgtaaataaattagacaaaattttttttttttgtaaataaattagacaaaaaatttttttaataatgaaagaaatgaattcGTCAGCACGATGATATTGCtctctacgacaccgatttcgaACATTTAATCTCACACCTTCAggtcaaaagatttttaagatcatgagaaacatttcattctcCAAACTTTTAACCGGTTGTGTATATCAATTTGCAGATATGATGCAATTTATGGGATTATTCGGTATCGTTACCTGACAGGATTGGAGCcgatattattattacagacattgttattattattattattattattattttatataaagtgaATAACGTGCATTGTAAATCTGTAGATGCGCCAGAGttataataaaaacagcataTAGAATAGACTAAATTTGGAAAGCTGTGATCTAGTTTTGTGTGAATTatctgtaattgtgtgtgtgtgtgtgtgtgtgtaggaggcaCTGGAGAAGCTGAGGGATGATGAAATTCTGATGAAGGACTCGGACTGGGTGGCCGACTGGTCCAGCAGACCTGAGAATGTTCCTCCCAAGTGTGTGACgctgcttttttaaaaagaattatttatttattaaaatattattaaaattccCTTTTTTATTACATGTCTAAAAATCTTTCCTGTGAAAAATCTATATCTAAAAAGTGCAGTTGATTTATCGCTTTAATGTCGTACAATGACTAaaaacaaactgtttttttgttttgttttgttgcgtGTCTGTGGCAGGGAGTTCCATTTCCGACACCCTCGGAGAGCCGTCACGCTCAGCATGCGTAAAACTGGAGCCATGAAGAAAGGAGGGATCTTCTCTGCCGAGTTCCTCCGAGTGTTCCTCCCCTCGCTGCTGCTCTCACACTTACTGGTCCTGGGGCTCGGGTGAGCACTTAAATTATACGCAGACAcgctgtccactttattaggaacacctgtacacctgtacgTTCAACCAACAACAGTAACAGGGGAAACATCTGGATATTGGAGCAATTCGGAAAACTAGATGTCGGTCGTTTGTGATGATCATTTGTtgctctctatctcgctctctctctctctctctctgacagggTGTACATCGGGAAGAGGTTGACGACACCCCCTGCCAGCTCATTTTAAGCGTCGACGTGAAGACGCTCCTCAGCCGTGGCTCGTGTGGATTTGAGAGAATGTCGCATTTTGTACAAGAAAcgtagcccccccccccccccccctgctcGCCCCATAATCACTTACTTTTAGTCAccgttctcctctctccttttaTATCGGTACAATCCATTTCTGCATCGCTCGGCCTGGAAAGTGCCATAAGAGACCAGGAGGAAGTTAAACGCTCTATATCctctcccctccccctcctttCCCTCTATTCTGTATTGTCAGGAGTTGTGATTACAGTTGTGTCGTGTGTTCAGTGTTGTGGACGTGGATACAGAGGGGGCAGAGTTTAAACCGAACACCGAACCTTAAAATATTCCACTCACGAAACccgtaaaaaaataatactaataataatcatttttaaatcggGGGTCAATTAAAGTAAGTACATCAGCTTGCAGGTCTCGTAGATATTGCTTTATAGCTCGTTGAGgtattttggatttatttagccgtttaaaaaaaaacaaaaacaaaaaaaccatttTAAACTCGGTGTATTCTCTGGACTCCTTTCGCAGCGCAGTGAGTGAAACCATTATCGCTTctgcgtttttatttttcattataatacacacacacacacacacatgctaatcCAGCAATTCTGGTAATTAACGATGTCCTTAATTATCCTGATCAAACCAGCACAAAATCTCACGAACCAGCAACACTACTGAGACAGAAACGAAACTAGACCCCGCACCAGTAGGGGGCGCCTACCTAAGTGCCGCTTTTAAATGCAGTCCAAAATGAAACATTGAAATGAATGCGACTTATTCGTTATGATGCGgccttttaattttattattccaATTcggagcattttttttttccggaaaagaccgtacgtgtgtgtgagacccaGATGTTGGGCGTGGGCGAGACCTGTTACATGTGAAGTGTGTAAATGTTACCGCGTGATGTATTTAAATTTGTGTGCGAGTAGATCGGAGTGGGACGAAGTCTGCGGTCGTGTCCGTTGTGTTTGTGTCgcttcactgttttttttttttttttctttgtcgcTTTCCgttttcatttctcttctcCGTTATCGGACATTTCTTGTGCTCCAAAACCTAGCTCCACTTGCAAGTGGCTTGTCGCAATGAAGCAGTGAAGTAGTGTTAtttgggtggggaaaaaaaccctacacATTTTGTCGAGACTGCAAATTAGCGGCTAATCCGTACGTTTCGTTATTCGGTTCTTCAGCGTTAAAGATTAAAGATATCGTGAGGGGAAAAATATCTTTTCCAGACCAGTCCTTACACTCGGCCTTCAGGGTTCCTGACATCAAGCAGACAAAAGGGTCTAAATCAAGGGTTCTTGAccttgttatttaaaaataaatacatatacagagtacagattattatttttatttattttaatatatatattttttttcttcccacccATAGAACCCATTTTTAATCAGATTGTCATTAGATCAGAGTCGACGTTATTTACAGATGCAGTAACTTTCATACTTGTGGATTGTCATGTCCACTacttataataaaacaaaaaataaaagtgcagaCCCCCTGTCTACGCTTCAGACCCCTCTTTTAGAACCAGGGCTCAAGATATAAGccattgggggttttttttattaaattattatttttgtttccatGGTGAGTAATTTGAATGATCTTGGAGTAACCCTGGAGTAATCCAGTGAGTAAACCACGCCCTTATCAGATATAACGTGAATGtgtttcagccaatcagatcgcGTGGTTGGAACTAACTGTCTTTATGTCACGACATCCGGTTAAGGCTGATGTATAATACGCATATGTGTACGCGAGACGGCTGCCGCACGTATCCTGAGGTATAACGCCACGTGACGCGGTCCGCACCTGAATAAACGAACTAGCGTCGTGTCCCAGATCGCACGCTTGTGTCTTTATCCAGACCGTTATAATCCAGTACTAAGAGTTTTCCTAGTacagttagtgtttgaattaaaaaaaaaatatcaaagggATATTTTGAGTACCAGTCTAGgattcaggattttttttttagattagtAAATATTTCTGGATGTTCAATAAGGGGTTTTACGCAGATCATGACGACGATCACAAAGACGGCAGAGAGAAACCGTAGTAGCAGACAGTCAAGTCGGGTCAAATTCTCTTCATTTTCCGCCGCACGACGACAAACAAGCTCCTCGTCCCCAGAGGATACACCGGTCTTCTATTTCATCCGCATTACCGAGAATAGCTTTAGTTAGCTAAATTCTAAAATTAGCTGATTCTAGCTAGGACGGGTAAGCGCGTTGTCCTGGCGACGGCGTGCGTGACGCATTTGAACGTATAAGAACTGAAGACTCTGGTCAGCGCTTTTTGTGAAAGCAGCCTTGTAATTGAGCTGCATTTAATACGACTCCGCCCTCTAGGCTCCGCCCCAAAGACTAGAGATGAAATTGTACTAGAATGATAATACAGTCCCAcgttaaaatgaaatgtttgatCATGGACCGTCTTTTGGTCTGGAACGGAAACGTATTTCTCCTCAGACGAACAGCATTTCTCGACTGAAACTATTCAGTTAGTTAGTAAGTAACGCTTCCTCTGTCTCGCGGAGCGTGATTACTGAATATACAATGATTCATTCAAAACGTGAGCTAAAAACCGGAACGTTTAAAGCGAGTACGGATCACACTTCAGCTCGCAGCTTGGCAAGATTTACACTTCCAATCCGATCAAATGCCATATCAGGCATGATATGGGGCAGCAGTACAAGGATGACTGTATTTCCTCCATAGCCTTCAGTCGTCGATCATAATAACGAGTAAGTCTTGGAGCATGCTCTCAGGTACTGTAGATAGTTTACTCGTATCaggggttactgatcagaaggtcggggattcaagccccagcactgccaagctgccactgttgggcccttaagcaaggcccttaaccctctctgctccagggggggcgctgtatcatctctgaccccaacttcctgacatgctggggtatacgaagaaaagaatttcactctgctgtgaccaataaagactcgttatcatctGTAATTTCTGTAActatttcacttttatttcagCATAGTCCTCGTACATGTTTAGGGTTCTTCAAAGCTTCTTTAAGGATCCATAATGTTTcttcgattaaaaaaaaaaaaaaccctttcagaACCTCTGAGTGCACGTAGCCACGTTTTCAGATAGTTTGCGTGATCGACACATTGTGTCTTAAAGCAACATTGTGACGTTTTTCACAATTGTCCTccgttttgttttattcctcctataaGACCTCCTCATCACTCGGTCTCTCCTTCACCATTTCGCGTAAGTGCTCACGCCCCCGTGTGCACCGCCACGTTCCTGTTACTTTCCGTTGATGggattctttcttttcttgttttttttttttttttttgtctttcttttttaccGCTTTTGTAGCTAGAGATAATGAGTTGAATTTGTCGGATTGTTTAGATTGTGGCCGAGCTAAAGCTTACAGCGAGTTGCTTTGGGGCGTGGAGAAACCTCTTTCACAGATTACCCCTGTCCGTGGACAATTCGGATCGTTTTGACATTAAATTTAAAGAAGaaatcatgtttgtttgtttgtttttattgattgatttatttattttgagaggGTGGGGTTGGGGTAGTTATTACTTTAGTATGCACATTgttttctaaaaataataaataaattaataaataaataaataaaagtctgcaACTccttatcttaaaaaaaaaagtcaaataaaattaaaattcagTGTTAAGGTTTTATCATATACGgtacctggaactgaaatggatttattCCGAATTTTATACGATGAATCTATATAAAACAAGCCCTAATATTGAAattgaaaatatatacactacacagtaTTGGCaaaagtttttggacacctgactgAGACactaatgtgtgttttttgttttttttttttctccagatttAGTcacacttttgctgttataatgcgctccactcttccaGGAAGGATTAACGCTAGATTTGagggcgtggccgtggggatttgtgttcattcagacgttccacaagagcgttagtgaggtcgaggtcaggcgctgatgttgacttgaggaggctccagttccagttcatcccgaaggtgttcagtagggttgagttCAGGACacctcgagttcttccagtcacACACCATGGAGCTATCATGGGGCTGGCTTTGTTGCACAGGGACACCTTCATGATGGAACAGTGTCTGGGCTTCTTAGTTCCCGTGAAGGTAAATTCTAACGCTACAGTGTTCTGTACAATTTTGACCTTCCTGCTTTGTTGAAGAAGCATGTGTGGGTGTCACGGTCAGGTGTTCACACTTCACCTGTGTTCACATCTTTATGCAACACACTTGGTCAGTAGCTGAGTTTATGGCTGTGagtttattgctctattttgccCCCTAGCGGACTAACAGAGTGTATTACAGTCTACAAGATGATTTTAATGTAGAGTGTAAATTGTATGGTAGAACCTTCTTCTTAAGTAACAGCTaaaaggaaaatggatggagttAATAGGAAGAGGAATGTACATCTAAATCCACCGAGTCCTGACAGTCCTGAAATAAAATTAGGCaattagaatatatatatatatttttattctcagGGTAAATGGAAATGAAGTCGATTTGAAATGGATGAAAATTATTTGATATGAAATGCAATGTAAAGTAAAGATATTCTGTTTCTTAGAAAGTATATGAGGTCTTCGTAAAATGATTTCAGCCCAAATATCATCGTGTGTCTAGTTCTGAAACCAATAAAACCAGTGAGTCGTTTGGGAGccgaaagagtcgactcatATTGCTGAGCTGAGTCAAACGATTTGACtcactgacaaatttttttttcaataaaaccaGAATTCCCAATCAGTACTAGCTTTCCATTCTCAGTGATCTACTCTGCCCTCTAGTGGGTAAGATGAGAAGTAAAAGGTGTGTCCATGTCTGGCTTTAAGACCTGAGAAGTGCAGAGAGACAAAAGCTGATGAATCTGATGAGTCAGTACGCTCTGTCCGAGCTGGAAATACAACACGCATGCAAGAATCCATCAGGAACACGGATCACTTACTCGGGAGTGAGTTCTAACCGCATAAAACCGACGATATGTTCTCAGAGCTCAATAAGTCGTTGCTTCTTCATTGGAATTATTTCCTGATGTTTCCctccataaataaaattttttttaaaaactgaccaCCATTATGTATTTTATAATCTAGGAAGAAAGCCCAGTGAGACACACCCAGAAATatctaatcacacactaatacaATCATCCAGCCAGATCCCGGTGACCTATGACATCAGCGGCAGGAGTGGGAGGAGCTAAACTCATGGGTTGCTCCGTCCTGATAGGCTGAAACACATGTTCTGATGCTCTCTAAGGGAAGGCGGTGTGGGACGTGTTGTAATAAGCAGGATTTATGAGGCAGTATGATGAGATAATATCGAAATTGTGATGTATGACATCACAGTATGCTTTTCCGAGCTACTTGGTAATGATAACTGCAGTCGTAAGGATATACTTCATtggtatgtggtgtgtgttaaaATATACACGTTCTAATAAAGAAACTCAGCGCTCTGCCTGGTTTTCAGTAATAAGTTTGAACGTGGGAAATAAATTAGCGTTTccttcagaaggtgttgatttattctCTGTAACAGCGGCTCTGAGAGTTctacaggtttgtattaatgcgctcgttcgaacacgttatcgtttctatagtaacagctcgtgtTCAGGGACCCGCACGGCAGACGCTCCACGTGAACGGGTTTATTAAAAACTCGTCGCCGTGGTGACGTTTTCTATCATGTTTACGGAAGACGTCTCCAGTGCCAATGCCACTTCTGTCGCAGTCAGAGGTAAGTTCAGTTTCTCCTCTCATAACCTCATACCAGTGGTGCGTGTGAACACACGTACACAAGAACCTTTGCACAAACTCGTGTGGCCGTCATATAACGTTAACATCATTCCCTGGAAACTTCTAAACAAGTTCCTAAAAGTTTGGAGCGTTGAGGAACCCTGGCGGTTACCTGACGTCCATAGAACCACGGTTGCATACATAAcagaactttctttttttctgacagaggagtttaagcgtttaagccaaccaggacagccaggaaccttttGATGGCAGCTTGACCTTCAcggaccacatttcaacaactgcatggttctgtaggttcatcctgtacaacatcaagagaatcagaccctacctcaccgaacaggctacacagatactagtccaagctcttgtcatctcaatactggactactgcaacgcactactctcgggtctcccagccagctccatcaaaccccttcagatgattcagaatgcagcagcgtgcctcgtcttcaaccagcccaagagaacccacatcacacccctcttcatctccctccactggcttcctgtagccgctcgtatcaaattcaaggccttgatgctcacctacaagaccttgtctggaacagcgccccctacctcaactctctcctgaaggtttacgttccctcacgcaatctgcgatcaatccatgatcgacgcttagtagtacctactcagcgtggctcaaggtccctttcaagaaccttcaaactaactgtccctcagtggtggaatgaacctcaatccaacctcaatccggaccacagaatctctcaccatcttcagaaaacaactaaagacccagctcttccgtcaacacctaaccaaaccctaaaatgccaacccccacactatttaataaataaataaata is a window of Ictalurus furcatus strain D&B chromosome 16, Billie_1.0, whole genome shotgun sequence DNA encoding:
- the bnip3lb gene encoding BCL2 interacting protein 3 like b, encoding MMSDAAATRNTGESGLNGSWVELEMNKNSPETSQSASLGTSGLTQVVEEDDGIVGGLEHVPSSSSIHNGDMEKILLDAQHESSRSNSSCDSPQRPRSPQDEGQISFDVDRGETQEALEKLRDDEILMKDSDWVADWSSRPENVPPKEFHFRHPRRAVTLSMRKTGAMKKGGIFSAEFLRVFLPSLLLSHLLVLGLGVYIGKRLTTPPASSF